In the Passer domesticus isolate bPasDom1 chromosome 4, bPasDom1.hap1, whole genome shotgun sequence genome, one interval contains:
- the COPS4 gene encoding COP9 signalosome complex subunit 4 → MAAGAVRQELAQLMNSSGSHKDLAGKYRQILEKAIQLSGVEQLEALKAFVEAMVNENVSLVISRQLLTDFCTHLPSLPDSTAKEIYHFTLEKIQPRVISFEEQVASIRQHLASIYEKEEDWRNAAQVLVGIPLETGQKQYNVDYKLETYLKIARLYLEDDDPVQAEAYINRASLLQNESTNEQLQIHYKVCYARVLDYRRKFIEAAQRYNELSYKSIVHETERLEALKHALHCTILASAGQQRSRMLATLFKDERCQQLAAYGILEKMYLDRIIRGNQLQEFAAMLMPHQKATTADGSSILDRAVIEHNLLSASKLYNNITFEELGALLEIPAAKAEKIASQMITEGRMNGFIDQIDGIVHFETREALPTWDKQIQSLCFQVNNLLEKISQTAPEWTAQAMEAQMAQ, encoded by the exons atggcggcgggcGCGGTGCGGCAGGAGCTGGCGCAGCTGATGAACTCCAGCGGCTCCCACAAGGACCTGGCGGGAAA GTACCGTCAAATATTGGAAAAAGCCATTCAGCTGTCGGGTGTGGAGCAGCTTGAAGCTCTCAAAGCTTTTGTAGAAGCAA TGGTGAATGAGAATGTCAGCCTGGTGATCTCGCGGCAGCTGCTGACAGATTTCTGTACACATCTTCCAAGTCTCCCTGACAGCACAGCCAAAGAAATTTACCACTTCACCTTGGAAAAGATACAGCCCAGAGTTATTTCATTTGAAGAACAG GTGGCTTCAATAAGGCAGCATCTTGCATCAATCTATGAGAAAGAAGAAGactggagaaatgcagcacaaGTGTTGGTGGGGATCCCTTTGGAAACAGGGCAAAA GCAGTACAATGTAGATTATAAACTTGAGACCTACCTGAAAATTGCCAGGCTGTATCTGGAGGATGATGACCCAGTTCAAGCAGAAGCTTACATCAATCGAGCTTCCCTGCTTCAGAATGAATCAACTAATGAACAGCTGCAAATCCATTATAAG GTTTGCTATGCTCGAGTTCTCGACTACAGAAGGAAGTTCATTGAGGCTGCCCAGAGGTACAACGAGCTGTCCTACAAGAGCATAGTCCATGAGACTGAGCGGCTGGAGGCACTGAAACACGCACTGCATTGTACTATTTTGGCATCAGCAG GACAACAGCGTTCCCGCATGCTTGCTACTCTCTTCAAGGATGAGAGATGCCAACAGCTTGCAGCCTATGGGATCTTGGAGAAAATGTATCTGGACAGAATTATCCGTGGAAATCAACTACAAGAGTTTGCAGCTATGCTAATGCCTCACCAGAAAGCGACTACAGCTGATG GTTCCAGTATTCTGGACAGAGCTGTTATTGAACACAACTTACTATCTGCAAGCAAACTTTACAACAACATTACCTTTGAAGAGCTTGGAGCACTACTAGAGATCCCTGCAGCCAAG GCAGAGAAGATTGCTTCTCAGATGATAACTGAGGGTCGCATGAACGGATTCATTGATCAGATTGATGGAATTGTTCACTTTGAGA ctcgTGAAGCTTTGCCAACTTGGGACAAGCAGATTCAGTCCCTGTGTTTCCAGGTGAACAACCTTCTGGAGAAGATCAGTCAGACAGCCCCGGAGTGGACAGCGCAAGCCATGGAGGCCCAGATGGCTCAGTGA